A genome region from Penicillium psychrofluorescens genome assembly, chromosome: 3 includes the following:
- a CDS encoding uncharacterized protein (ID:PFLUO_004324-T1.cds;~source:funannotate) produces MATELTVQSERAFQKQPHIFLNSKTKAKSKKAGQVRRWYKEVGLGFRTPKTAIEGHYIDKKCPFTGQVSIRGRILTGRVVSTKMHRTIIIRREYLHYVPKYNRYEKRHKNLAAHVSPAFRVEEGDWVTVGQCRPLSKTVRFNTLRVLPRTGKAVKSFSKF; encoded by the exons ATGGCGACCGAGTTGACCGTCCAGTCGGAGCGCGCTTTCCAGAAGCAGCCTCACATCTTCCTGAACTCGAAGACCAAggccaagagcaagaaggctgGCCAGGTTCGGCGGTGGTATAAGGAGGTCGGTCTGGGCTTCCGTACCCCCAAGACCGCCATTGAGGGCCACTACATCG ACAAGAAGTGCCCCTTCACCGGTCAGGTCTCCATCCGTGGCCGTATCTTGACTGGCCGTGTCGTCTCAACCAAGATGCAccgcaccatcatcatccgccGCGAATACCTCCACTACGTCCCCAAGTACAACCGTTACGAGAAGCGCCACAAGAACCTGGCTGCTCACGTCTCGCCCGCTTTCCGTGTCGAGGAGGGTGACTGGGTTACTGTCGGCCAGTGCCGTCCCCTGAGCAAGACT GTCCGTTTCAACACTCTGCGCGTCCTGCCCCGCAccggcaaggccgtcaagTCGTTCAGCAAGTTCTAA